One window from the genome of Paramisgurnus dabryanus chromosome 24, PD_genome_1.1, whole genome shotgun sequence encodes:
- the rc3h1a gene encoding roquin-1a isoform X1 — translation MPVQAPQWTEFLLCDICTQTFEETHRKPISLGCGHTVCKMCLNKLHRKACPFDQTAINTDIELLPVNTALLQLVSGQVPTPQPVTLLTAAEDIKNYEESRTCVEDLALYLKPLSNTRGAVVNGAAQSVLSRPMQRKLVTLVHCQLVEEEGRIRAMRAARSLGERTVTELILQHQNPQQLSSNLWAAVRARGCQFLGPAMQEEALKLVLLALEDGSALSRKVLVLFVVQRLEPRFPQASKTSIGHVVQLLYRASCFKVTKRDEDSSLMQLKEEFRTYEALRREHDSQIVQIAMEGGLRIAPDQWSSLLYGDQSHKSHMQSIIDKLQTPASFAQSVQELTIALQRTGDPANLNRLRPHLERLADIDPSPDAPAPTWEQLAKGLEAVRTVVHGLVDFIQNHSKKASDQQQPSQHSKFKTYMCRDMKQKGGCPRGASCTFAHSQDELEKYRKMNKRLGMRRQLSQSLTQLNEIDLPSGLFTEEISLIEGLPRKSASITNGILAAGPGSTLAHLVSRGSDPLYDPSHKPGKMDSGSHSAPGSPPDSRLECIPKAGMSISSHSRMAGDGVVGQKHMSAVPRVPHMYPPHQSDIYYSETRGPPPPSSQYESSQYPAGNPYPHHHAHPRYARHPAPPLDPGMPPYQDTYSSSYTSERQYSSSHYGYPSHHDGRRHPAYAGHAHPQAFPREELVKRSPAPLDVPPLQSQNATSYLPESAQERYASENYNHSRNYHRSAYARSQPSLDYLHRRRQEIMAQLEDRKVSPSPFGSTTSLTHSYDPSYPQDTRGQSHYMEENSYGFGHGREQDYTAPYSPWSCDTIGSYIGSKDMKSKEGMSSMEPNPDKGRGIRPHGLEVQRRAADAKDDDPIIPFGSLPTVSRFGAISRTSKPGYPPNSPMPNPAKHTASAADYAYGNHSGWSGDSYQHHQMSQGQFSERSGLSPAVQAREQLRKELQQVNQQINQQTQSRGMENSSSRADWSSGSLSSEQLSLELHQVEREIDKRTQERAMDNHEGKYKLVSVENGQDAMRRDEHPLTLSEGSNGLPQDRSLMSSSMSSLTSKTSSLSLSSEQVASSPDLPKNGVHT, via the exons ATGCCTGTACAAGCCCCGCAATGGACCGAGTTCCTCTTGTGTGACATCTGCACACAAACATTCGAGGAGACCCATCGCAAGCCCATCAGTCTGGGCTGTGGTCACACCGTGTGCAAAATGTGCCTGAACAAACTGCATCGCAAGGCCTGCCCCTTCGACCAGACGGCCATTAACACCGATATCGAGCTGTTGCCCGTCAACACCGCCCTGCTACAGCTTGTCAGCGGACAG GTTCCAACCCCCCAACCGGTCACTTTACTGACAGCTGCAGAGGACATCAAGAACTATGAGGAGTCTCGCACATGTGTGGAGGACCTGGCCCTTTACCTCAAACCCCTGAGCAACACCAGAG GTGCAGTGGTGAATGGTGCCGCTCAGAGCGTGCTCAGCAGACCCATGCAGAGGAAACTGGTGACCCTGGTTCACTGCCAGCTGGTGGAGGAGGAGGGGCGTATCAGAGCCATGCGGGCGGCCCGGTCTCTGGGCGAACGCACTGTCACCGAGCTCATCCTCCAGCACCAGAACCCCCAGCAGCTCTCGTCTAACCTGTGGGCAGCAGTCAGAGCCAGAGGCTGCCAGTTTCTCGGCCCAg CCATGCAAGAAGAGGCTTTAAAGCTTGTCTTGCTCGCTCTGGAAGATGGCTCAGCCCTCTCACGAAAGGTTCTGGTATTGTTTGTGGTCCAAAGACTCGAACCACGCTTTCCTCAGGCCTCAAAAACTAGCATTGGGCACGTGGTGCAGCTCCTATACAGGGCCTCCTGCTTCAAG gtgACAAAGCGCGATGAGGATTCGTCTCTAATGCAACTAAAGGAGGAGTTTCGCACATACGAGGCTCTCCGGAGAGAGCACGACTCACAGATCGTACAGATCGCTATGGAGGGTGGACTACGTATCGCCCCTGACCAATGGTCCTCTTTGCTGTATGGGGACCAGTCTCATAAATCCCATATGCAGTCTATTATAGATAAG TTACAGACGCCGGCATCCTTCGCTCAGAGCGTTCAGGAACTAACCATAGCCCTGCAAAGAACCGGAGATCCAGCCAATCTGAACCGGCTCAGACCTCATCTGGAGCGGCTGGCTGATATCGATCCCAGTCCAG ATGCCCCTGCACCCACATGGGAGCAGCTAGCCAAAGGGTTAGAAGCGGTGCGTACAGTGGTACATGGCCTGGTGGATTTCATCCAAAACCACAGCAAAAAAGCAAGTGATCAGCAGCAG CCATCCCAACACAGCAAGTTCAAGACCTACATGTGCCGGGACATGAAACAGAAAGGAGGGTGCCCTCGCGGAGCAAGCTGCACCTTCGCCCACTCTCAGGACGAACTGGAAAA GTACCGCAAGATGAATAAACGCTTGGGAATGCGGCGTCAGCTCAGCCAGTCCTTGACCCAGCTGAACGAGATCGACCTCCCCTCGGGTTTGTTTACTGAGGAGATCTCGTTGATCGAGGGACTTCCGCGCAAGTCCGCCTCCATCACCAACGGCATTTTAGCAGCAGGCCCTGGATCCACTCTGGCCCACTTGGTTTCCAGAGGTTCAGATCCGTTGTATGACCCATCCCACAAGCCAGGAAAGATGGACTCGGGGAGCCATAGCGCACCGGGATCACCTCCAGACTC cAGATTGGAATGCATCCCAAAAGCAGGAATGAGCATAAGTTCCCACTCCAGGATGGCAGGCGATGGCGTAGTTGGACAAAAGCACATGTCTGCAGTTCCTCGAGTTCCTCACATGTATCCACCACACCAATCTGACATTTACTACTCTGAAACCAGAGGACCACCACCACCATCCTCTCAATATGAATCCTCCCAGTACCCAGCAG GTAATCCTTACCCTCACCATCACGCCCATCCACGCTACGCCCGTCACCCTGCTCCACCTCTTGATCCAGGCATGCCACCTTATCAAGACACGTATTCAAGCTCTTACACCTCAGAACGCCAGTATTCCAGCTCCCATTACGGATACCCCTCCCACCACGACGGACGGCGCCACCCGGCCTACGCAGGTCACGCCCATCCCCAAGCGTTTCCACGGGAGGAGTTAGTGAAGAGGAGTCCGGCACCCTTGGATGTCCCACCACTACAGTCCCAAAACGCCACCTCATACCTTCCAGAATCAGCTCAGGAGAGATACGCGTCGGAAAACTATAACCACTCTAGGAATTATCACAGG AGTGCCTATGCTCGTTCGCAACCCTCCCTAGACTACCTACACCGCCGCCGACAGGAGATCATGGCTCAGCTAGAGGACAGAAAGGTCTCCCCTTCGCCGTTCGGCTCCACAACCTCACTCACACACTCGTACGACCCCAGCTACCCACAGGACACGAGGGGACAAAGTCAT TATATGGAGGAGAACTCCTACGGTTTCGGACATGGCAGAGAGCAGGACTACACTGCCCCATATTCACCTTGGTCATGCGACACCATTGGGTCTTACATCGGCAGCAAAGATATGAAATCCAAAGAGGGCATGAGCTCAATGGAA CCAAATCCAGACAAAGGCAGAGGGATAAGACCCCACGGGTTGGAGGTTCAGCGCAGAGCCGCAGACGCCAAAGACGATGACCCCATCATTCCCTTTGGCTCGCTGCCGACCGTGTCTCGCTTCGGTGCCATCTCGCGCACGTCTAAACCAGGCTACCCGCCAAACAGCCCGATGCCAAACCCAGCAAAACATACAGCTTCTGCAG CTGACTACGCTTACGGAAACCACAGCGGGTGGAGCGGGGACTCCTACCAGCACCACCAGATGTCTCAAGGGCAATTCAGCGAGCG GTCCGGTCTGTCCCCGGCGGTCCAGGCACGGGAGCAACTGAGGAAGGAGCTGCAGCAGGTCAACCAGCAGATCAATCAACAGACGCAGAGCCGCGGGATGGAG AACTCGAGCTCTCGAGCTGACTGGTCATCTGGGAGTCTGTCGAGCGAACAGCTGAGTCTAGAGCTTCACCAGGTGGAGCGAGAGATCGACAAGAGGACACAGGAGAGGGCCATG GACAACCACGAGGGCAAGTACAAGCTCGTGTCAGTCGAAAATGGCCAGGACGCTATGAGGCGAGACGAGCACCCACTGACTCTCAG TGAGGGCTCCAATGGACTCCCGCAAGACCGCAGTCTCATGAGCAGCAGCATGTCCTCCCTGACCAGCAAAACATCATCTCTCAGTTTGTCCTCCGAGCAAGTGGCCAGCAGTCCTGATCTGCCCAAGAACGGAGTTCACACCTAG
- the rc3h1a gene encoding roquin-1a isoform X2 — MPVQAPQWTEFLLCDICTQTFEETHRKPISLGCGHTVCKMCLNKLHRKACPFDQTAINTDIELLPVNTALLQLVSGQVPTPQPVTLLTAAEDIKNYEESRTCVEDLALYLKPLSNTRGAVVNGAAQSVLSRPMQRKLVTLVHCQLVEEEGRIRAMRAARSLGERTVTELILQHQNPQQLSSNLWAAVRARGCQFLGPAMQEEALKLVLLALEDGSALSRKVLVLFVVQRLEPRFPQASKTSIGHVVQLLYRASCFKVTKRDEDSSLMQLKEEFRTYEALRREHDSQIVQIAMEGGLRIAPDQWSSLLYGDQSHKSHMQSIIDKLQTPASFAQSVQELTIALQRTGDPANLNRLRPHLERLADIDPSPDAPAPTWEQLAKGLEAVRTVVHGLVDFIQNHSKKASDQQQPSQHSKFKTYMCRDMKQKGGCPRGASCTFAHSQDELEKYRKMNKRLGMRRQLSQSLTQLNEIDLPSGLFTEEISLIEGLPRKSASITNGILAAGPGSTLAHLVSRGSDPLYDPSHKPGKMDSGSHSAPGSPPDSLECIPKAGMSISSHSRMAGDGVVGQKHMSAVPRVPHMYPPHQSDIYYSETRGPPPPSSQYESSQYPAGNPYPHHHAHPRYARHPAPPLDPGMPPYQDTYSSSYTSERQYSSSHYGYPSHHDGRRHPAYAGHAHPQAFPREELVKRSPAPLDVPPLQSQNATSYLPESAQERYASENYNHSRNYHRSAYARSQPSLDYLHRRRQEIMAQLEDRKVSPSPFGSTTSLTHSYDPSYPQDTRGQSHYMEENSYGFGHGREQDYTAPYSPWSCDTIGSYIGSKDMKSKEGMSSMEPNPDKGRGIRPHGLEVQRRAADAKDDDPIIPFGSLPTVSRFGAISRTSKPGYPPNSPMPNPAKHTASAADYAYGNHSGWSGDSYQHHQMSQGQFSERSGLSPAVQAREQLRKELQQVNQQINQQTQSRGMENSSSRADWSSGSLSSEQLSLELHQVEREIDKRTQERAMDNHEGKYKLVSVENGQDAMRRDEHPLTLSEGSNGLPQDRSLMSSSMSSLTSKTSSLSLSSEQVASSPDLPKNGVHT; from the exons ATGCCTGTACAAGCCCCGCAATGGACCGAGTTCCTCTTGTGTGACATCTGCACACAAACATTCGAGGAGACCCATCGCAAGCCCATCAGTCTGGGCTGTGGTCACACCGTGTGCAAAATGTGCCTGAACAAACTGCATCGCAAGGCCTGCCCCTTCGACCAGACGGCCATTAACACCGATATCGAGCTGTTGCCCGTCAACACCGCCCTGCTACAGCTTGTCAGCGGACAG GTTCCAACCCCCCAACCGGTCACTTTACTGACAGCTGCAGAGGACATCAAGAACTATGAGGAGTCTCGCACATGTGTGGAGGACCTGGCCCTTTACCTCAAACCCCTGAGCAACACCAGAG GTGCAGTGGTGAATGGTGCCGCTCAGAGCGTGCTCAGCAGACCCATGCAGAGGAAACTGGTGACCCTGGTTCACTGCCAGCTGGTGGAGGAGGAGGGGCGTATCAGAGCCATGCGGGCGGCCCGGTCTCTGGGCGAACGCACTGTCACCGAGCTCATCCTCCAGCACCAGAACCCCCAGCAGCTCTCGTCTAACCTGTGGGCAGCAGTCAGAGCCAGAGGCTGCCAGTTTCTCGGCCCAg CCATGCAAGAAGAGGCTTTAAAGCTTGTCTTGCTCGCTCTGGAAGATGGCTCAGCCCTCTCACGAAAGGTTCTGGTATTGTTTGTGGTCCAAAGACTCGAACCACGCTTTCCTCAGGCCTCAAAAACTAGCATTGGGCACGTGGTGCAGCTCCTATACAGGGCCTCCTGCTTCAAG gtgACAAAGCGCGATGAGGATTCGTCTCTAATGCAACTAAAGGAGGAGTTTCGCACATACGAGGCTCTCCGGAGAGAGCACGACTCACAGATCGTACAGATCGCTATGGAGGGTGGACTACGTATCGCCCCTGACCAATGGTCCTCTTTGCTGTATGGGGACCAGTCTCATAAATCCCATATGCAGTCTATTATAGATAAG TTACAGACGCCGGCATCCTTCGCTCAGAGCGTTCAGGAACTAACCATAGCCCTGCAAAGAACCGGAGATCCAGCCAATCTGAACCGGCTCAGACCTCATCTGGAGCGGCTGGCTGATATCGATCCCAGTCCAG ATGCCCCTGCACCCACATGGGAGCAGCTAGCCAAAGGGTTAGAAGCGGTGCGTACAGTGGTACATGGCCTGGTGGATTTCATCCAAAACCACAGCAAAAAAGCAAGTGATCAGCAGCAG CCATCCCAACACAGCAAGTTCAAGACCTACATGTGCCGGGACATGAAACAGAAAGGAGGGTGCCCTCGCGGAGCAAGCTGCACCTTCGCCCACTCTCAGGACGAACTGGAAAA GTACCGCAAGATGAATAAACGCTTGGGAATGCGGCGTCAGCTCAGCCAGTCCTTGACCCAGCTGAACGAGATCGACCTCCCCTCGGGTTTGTTTACTGAGGAGATCTCGTTGATCGAGGGACTTCCGCGCAAGTCCGCCTCCATCACCAACGGCATTTTAGCAGCAGGCCCTGGATCCACTCTGGCCCACTTGGTTTCCAGAGGTTCAGATCCGTTGTATGACCCATCCCACAAGCCAGGAAAGATGGACTCGGGGAGCCATAGCGCACCGGGATCACCTCCAGACTC ATTGGAATGCATCCCAAAAGCAGGAATGAGCATAAGTTCCCACTCCAGGATGGCAGGCGATGGCGTAGTTGGACAAAAGCACATGTCTGCAGTTCCTCGAGTTCCTCACATGTATCCACCACACCAATCTGACATTTACTACTCTGAAACCAGAGGACCACCACCACCATCCTCTCAATATGAATCCTCCCAGTACCCAGCAG GTAATCCTTACCCTCACCATCACGCCCATCCACGCTACGCCCGTCACCCTGCTCCACCTCTTGATCCAGGCATGCCACCTTATCAAGACACGTATTCAAGCTCTTACACCTCAGAACGCCAGTATTCCAGCTCCCATTACGGATACCCCTCCCACCACGACGGACGGCGCCACCCGGCCTACGCAGGTCACGCCCATCCCCAAGCGTTTCCACGGGAGGAGTTAGTGAAGAGGAGTCCGGCACCCTTGGATGTCCCACCACTACAGTCCCAAAACGCCACCTCATACCTTCCAGAATCAGCTCAGGAGAGATACGCGTCGGAAAACTATAACCACTCTAGGAATTATCACAGG AGTGCCTATGCTCGTTCGCAACCCTCCCTAGACTACCTACACCGCCGCCGACAGGAGATCATGGCTCAGCTAGAGGACAGAAAGGTCTCCCCTTCGCCGTTCGGCTCCACAACCTCACTCACACACTCGTACGACCCCAGCTACCCACAGGACACGAGGGGACAAAGTCAT TATATGGAGGAGAACTCCTACGGTTTCGGACATGGCAGAGAGCAGGACTACACTGCCCCATATTCACCTTGGTCATGCGACACCATTGGGTCTTACATCGGCAGCAAAGATATGAAATCCAAAGAGGGCATGAGCTCAATGGAA CCAAATCCAGACAAAGGCAGAGGGATAAGACCCCACGGGTTGGAGGTTCAGCGCAGAGCCGCAGACGCCAAAGACGATGACCCCATCATTCCCTTTGGCTCGCTGCCGACCGTGTCTCGCTTCGGTGCCATCTCGCGCACGTCTAAACCAGGCTACCCGCCAAACAGCCCGATGCCAAACCCAGCAAAACATACAGCTTCTGCAG CTGACTACGCTTACGGAAACCACAGCGGGTGGAGCGGGGACTCCTACCAGCACCACCAGATGTCTCAAGGGCAATTCAGCGAGCG GTCCGGTCTGTCCCCGGCGGTCCAGGCACGGGAGCAACTGAGGAAGGAGCTGCAGCAGGTCAACCAGCAGATCAATCAACAGACGCAGAGCCGCGGGATGGAG AACTCGAGCTCTCGAGCTGACTGGTCATCTGGGAGTCTGTCGAGCGAACAGCTGAGTCTAGAGCTTCACCAGGTGGAGCGAGAGATCGACAAGAGGACACAGGAGAGGGCCATG GACAACCACGAGGGCAAGTACAAGCTCGTGTCAGTCGAAAATGGCCAGGACGCTATGAGGCGAGACGAGCACCCACTGACTCTCAG TGAGGGCTCCAATGGACTCCCGCAAGACCGCAGTCTCATGAGCAGCAGCATGTCCTCCCTGACCAGCAAAACATCATCTCTCAGTTTGTCCTCCGAGCAAGTGGCCAGCAGTCCTGATCTGCCCAAGAACGGAGTTCACACCTAG
- the rc3h1a gene encoding roquin-1a isoform X3, translating into MPVQAPQWTEFLLCDICTQTFEETHRKPISLGCGHTVCKMCLNKLHRKACPFDQTAINTDIELLPVNTALLQLVSGQVPTPQPVTLLTAAEDIKNYEESRTCVEDLALYLKPLSNTRGAVVNGAAQSVLSRPMQRKLVTLVHCQLVEEEGRIRAMRAARSLGERTVTELILQHQNPQQLSSNLWAAVRARGCQFLGPAMQEEALKLVLLALEDGSALSRKVLVLFVVQRLEPRFPQASKTSIGHVVQLLYRASCFKVTKRDEDSSLMQLKEEFRTYEALRREHDSQIVQIAMEGGLRIAPDQWSSLLYGDQSHKSHMQSIIDKTPASFAQSVQELTIALQRTGDPANLNRLRPHLERLADIDPSPDAPAPTWEQLAKGLEAVRTVVHGLVDFIQNHSKKASDQQQPSQHSKFKTYMCRDMKQKGGCPRGASCTFAHSQDELEKYRKMNKRLGMRRQLSQSLTQLNEIDLPSGLFTEEISLIEGLPRKSASITNGILAAGPGSTLAHLVSRGSDPLYDPSHKPGKMDSGSHSAPGSPPDSRLECIPKAGMSISSHSRMAGDGVVGQKHMSAVPRVPHMYPPHQSDIYYSETRGPPPPSSQYESSQYPAGNPYPHHHAHPRYARHPAPPLDPGMPPYQDTYSSSYTSERQYSSSHYGYPSHHDGRRHPAYAGHAHPQAFPREELVKRSPAPLDVPPLQSQNATSYLPESAQERYASENYNHSRNYHRSAYARSQPSLDYLHRRRQEIMAQLEDRKVSPSPFGSTTSLTHSYDPSYPQDTRGQSHYMEENSYGFGHGREQDYTAPYSPWSCDTIGSYIGSKDMKSKEGMSSMEPNPDKGRGIRPHGLEVQRRAADAKDDDPIIPFGSLPTVSRFGAISRTSKPGYPPNSPMPNPAKHTASAADYAYGNHSGWSGDSYQHHQMSQGQFSERSGLSPAVQAREQLRKELQQVNQQINQQTQSRGMENSSSRADWSSGSLSSEQLSLELHQVEREIDKRTQERAMDNHEGKYKLVSVENGQDAMRRDEHPLTLSEGSNGLPQDRSLMSSSMSSLTSKTSSLSLSSEQVASSPDLPKNGVHT; encoded by the exons ATGCCTGTACAAGCCCCGCAATGGACCGAGTTCCTCTTGTGTGACATCTGCACACAAACATTCGAGGAGACCCATCGCAAGCCCATCAGTCTGGGCTGTGGTCACACCGTGTGCAAAATGTGCCTGAACAAACTGCATCGCAAGGCCTGCCCCTTCGACCAGACGGCCATTAACACCGATATCGAGCTGTTGCCCGTCAACACCGCCCTGCTACAGCTTGTCAGCGGACAG GTTCCAACCCCCCAACCGGTCACTTTACTGACAGCTGCAGAGGACATCAAGAACTATGAGGAGTCTCGCACATGTGTGGAGGACCTGGCCCTTTACCTCAAACCCCTGAGCAACACCAGAG GTGCAGTGGTGAATGGTGCCGCTCAGAGCGTGCTCAGCAGACCCATGCAGAGGAAACTGGTGACCCTGGTTCACTGCCAGCTGGTGGAGGAGGAGGGGCGTATCAGAGCCATGCGGGCGGCCCGGTCTCTGGGCGAACGCACTGTCACCGAGCTCATCCTCCAGCACCAGAACCCCCAGCAGCTCTCGTCTAACCTGTGGGCAGCAGTCAGAGCCAGAGGCTGCCAGTTTCTCGGCCCAg CCATGCAAGAAGAGGCTTTAAAGCTTGTCTTGCTCGCTCTGGAAGATGGCTCAGCCCTCTCACGAAAGGTTCTGGTATTGTTTGTGGTCCAAAGACTCGAACCACGCTTTCCTCAGGCCTCAAAAACTAGCATTGGGCACGTGGTGCAGCTCCTATACAGGGCCTCCTGCTTCAAG gtgACAAAGCGCGATGAGGATTCGTCTCTAATGCAACTAAAGGAGGAGTTTCGCACATACGAGGCTCTCCGGAGAGAGCACGACTCACAGATCGTACAGATCGCTATGGAGGGTGGACTACGTATCGCCCCTGACCAATGGTCCTCTTTGCTGTATGGGGACCAGTCTCATAAATCCCATATGCAGTCTATTATAGATAAG ACGCCGGCATCCTTCGCTCAGAGCGTTCAGGAACTAACCATAGCCCTGCAAAGAACCGGAGATCCAGCCAATCTGAACCGGCTCAGACCTCATCTGGAGCGGCTGGCTGATATCGATCCCAGTCCAG ATGCCCCTGCACCCACATGGGAGCAGCTAGCCAAAGGGTTAGAAGCGGTGCGTACAGTGGTACATGGCCTGGTGGATTTCATCCAAAACCACAGCAAAAAAGCAAGTGATCAGCAGCAG CCATCCCAACACAGCAAGTTCAAGACCTACATGTGCCGGGACATGAAACAGAAAGGAGGGTGCCCTCGCGGAGCAAGCTGCACCTTCGCCCACTCTCAGGACGAACTGGAAAA GTACCGCAAGATGAATAAACGCTTGGGAATGCGGCGTCAGCTCAGCCAGTCCTTGACCCAGCTGAACGAGATCGACCTCCCCTCGGGTTTGTTTACTGAGGAGATCTCGTTGATCGAGGGACTTCCGCGCAAGTCCGCCTCCATCACCAACGGCATTTTAGCAGCAGGCCCTGGATCCACTCTGGCCCACTTGGTTTCCAGAGGTTCAGATCCGTTGTATGACCCATCCCACAAGCCAGGAAAGATGGACTCGGGGAGCCATAGCGCACCGGGATCACCTCCAGACTC cAGATTGGAATGCATCCCAAAAGCAGGAATGAGCATAAGTTCCCACTCCAGGATGGCAGGCGATGGCGTAGTTGGACAAAAGCACATGTCTGCAGTTCCTCGAGTTCCTCACATGTATCCACCACACCAATCTGACATTTACTACTCTGAAACCAGAGGACCACCACCACCATCCTCTCAATATGAATCCTCCCAGTACCCAGCAG GTAATCCTTACCCTCACCATCACGCCCATCCACGCTACGCCCGTCACCCTGCTCCACCTCTTGATCCAGGCATGCCACCTTATCAAGACACGTATTCAAGCTCTTACACCTCAGAACGCCAGTATTCCAGCTCCCATTACGGATACCCCTCCCACCACGACGGACGGCGCCACCCGGCCTACGCAGGTCACGCCCATCCCCAAGCGTTTCCACGGGAGGAGTTAGTGAAGAGGAGTCCGGCACCCTTGGATGTCCCACCACTACAGTCCCAAAACGCCACCTCATACCTTCCAGAATCAGCTCAGGAGAGATACGCGTCGGAAAACTATAACCACTCTAGGAATTATCACAGG AGTGCCTATGCTCGTTCGCAACCCTCCCTAGACTACCTACACCGCCGCCGACAGGAGATCATGGCTCAGCTAGAGGACAGAAAGGTCTCCCCTTCGCCGTTCGGCTCCACAACCTCACTCACACACTCGTACGACCCCAGCTACCCACAGGACACGAGGGGACAAAGTCAT TATATGGAGGAGAACTCCTACGGTTTCGGACATGGCAGAGAGCAGGACTACACTGCCCCATATTCACCTTGGTCATGCGACACCATTGGGTCTTACATCGGCAGCAAAGATATGAAATCCAAAGAGGGCATGAGCTCAATGGAA CCAAATCCAGACAAAGGCAGAGGGATAAGACCCCACGGGTTGGAGGTTCAGCGCAGAGCCGCAGACGCCAAAGACGATGACCCCATCATTCCCTTTGGCTCGCTGCCGACCGTGTCTCGCTTCGGTGCCATCTCGCGCACGTCTAAACCAGGCTACCCGCCAAACAGCCCGATGCCAAACCCAGCAAAACATACAGCTTCTGCAG CTGACTACGCTTACGGAAACCACAGCGGGTGGAGCGGGGACTCCTACCAGCACCACCAGATGTCTCAAGGGCAATTCAGCGAGCG GTCCGGTCTGTCCCCGGCGGTCCAGGCACGGGAGCAACTGAGGAAGGAGCTGCAGCAGGTCAACCAGCAGATCAATCAACAGACGCAGAGCCGCGGGATGGAG AACTCGAGCTCTCGAGCTGACTGGTCATCTGGGAGTCTGTCGAGCGAACAGCTGAGTCTAGAGCTTCACCAGGTGGAGCGAGAGATCGACAAGAGGACACAGGAGAGGGCCATG GACAACCACGAGGGCAAGTACAAGCTCGTGTCAGTCGAAAATGGCCAGGACGCTATGAGGCGAGACGAGCACCCACTGACTCTCAG TGAGGGCTCCAATGGACTCCCGCAAGACCGCAGTCTCATGAGCAGCAGCATGTCCTCCCTGACCAGCAAAACATCATCTCTCAGTTTGTCCTCCGAGCAAGTGGCCAGCAGTCCTGATCTGCCCAAGAACGGAGTTCACACCTAG
- the serpinc1 gene encoding antithrombin-III, whose translation MKLLKRVWIFWTFALCSVHAKDICSARPKDMPLEPMCVYRTPYTTPDPTQEPEKLPSGTNPRVMELSKANSRFAISLFKQLSENKPSDKNIFLSPLSISTAFAMTKLGACNDTLEQIMKVFKFDMIKEKTSDQVHFFFAKLNCRLYRKKHETTELISANRLFGDKSTVFNETYQHISEFVYGAKMMPLNFKEKPDVSRMVINDWIANKTENKIKDTLPEGSIDSNTILVLVNTIYFKGQWKHKFDKQDVTNSDFYISDDEKCSVPMMYQEKKFQYASIADDNVKIIELPYNGGDITMVLILPDEETPLSDVVANMNHKKLVGWLDQMKETTVTMQIPRFHIEDSLSLKDELMKMGLVDLFSQSNANLPGMVAGDGPNLYISDAYHKAFLEVNEEGSEAAAATAVVAKGRSLNPFRESFLANRPFLLLIRESSINALLFTGRVANPCGSS comes from the exons ATGAAGCTTTTGAAACGCGTGTGGATTTTCTGGACGTTCGCCCTCTGTTCAGTCCACGCCAAAGATATCTGCAGTGCAAGGCCTAAAGATATGCCCTTGGAGCCGATGTGTGTCTACCGCACCCCGTATACAACACCAGACCCCACTCAGGAACCCGAGAAGCTCCCAAGTGGCACCAACCCCCGAGTGATGGAACTGTCCAAAGCCAACAGCCGCTTCGCCATCTCTCTTTTCAAGCAGCTTTCTGAGAATAAACCCAGcgataaaaacatttttctgtCTCCGCTTAGCATTTCAACTGCGTTCGCGATGACAAAACTTGGGGCTTGCAATGATACGCTGGAGCAGATCATGAAA GTGTTTAAGTTCGATATGATTAAGGAGAAGACATCGGATCAGGTTCATTTTTTCTTCGCCAAGCTGAATTGTCGACTTTACCGCAAAAAGCACGAGACGACGGAGCTGATCTCCGCAAACCGTTTGTTTGGAGACAAATCAACAGTTTTCAACGAGACCTACCAACACATCAGCGAGTTTGTCTATGGAGCCAAGATGATGCCTCTGAATTTTAAG GAGAAACCTGACGTTTCGAGGATGGTGATAAATGATTGGATCGCAAACAAAACAGAGAACAAAATTAAAGACACCCTTCCAGAAGGTTCAATAGACTCCAACACCATATTAGTCCTGGTCAACACCATCTACTTCAAA GGTCAATGGAAGCATAAGTTTGATAAGCAAGATGTCACAAACTCAGACTTTTACATTAGCGACGACGAAAAGTGTTCCGTACCCATGATGTATCAAGAAAAGAAGTTCCAATATGCTTCCATAGCTGACGACAATGTGAAGATAATCGAGTTGCCCTATAATGGTGGTGACATCACAATGGTACTGATTTTACCCGATGAAGAAACACCTCTGTCGGAC GTGGTGGCGAACATGAACCACAAGAAGCTTGTCGGTTGGTTAGATCAAATGAAAGAGACCACGGTGACCATGCAGATCCCTCGTTTCCATATCGAGGACAGCTTGAGTCTCAAAGATGAACTGATGAAAATGGGCCTTGTGGATCTTTTTAGTCAGAGCAACGCCAATCTTCCAG GCATGGTTGCTGGTGATGGACCCAACCTGTACATCTCTGACGCCTACCACAAGGCCTTCCTCGAG GTAAACGAAGAGGGCAGCGAGGCTGCCGCCGCCACAGCAGTAGTGGCCAAAGGACGCTCATTAAACCCCTTTCGAGAGTCATTCTTAGCAAACAGACCCTTCCTTCTGTTGATCCGCGAGTCTAGTATCAATGCATTGCTCTTCACCGGTCGTGTGGCAAACCCTTGTGGAAGCAGCTAA